The proteins below come from a single Cannabis sativa cultivar Pink pepper isolate KNU-18-1 chromosome 3, ASM2916894v1, whole genome shotgun sequence genomic window:
- the LOC115709303 gene encoding uncharacterized protein LOC115709303 encodes MELKPLKFPIFHGPIARRVLLRSFLIALALSIIPLVQILTGPYLKMFAPITSGDCAMHLTELTANFTPSWYIFQGRQLNPIWSSIEPTQCKEYMNLTVNVVRELRSTQLLSNGGKALCIGEGSALAVKALKNLGFSDAYDVDEHRFFSLKRRQFVYKIDYEEKSFDFVYSRDLDMVSAPALLVLEIERVLKPGGVGAVLVGKGGGSTQNGLIRSATAISSVLKTSSIVHAIRLSNLTLVVFKKRTENAGYFQRYRLPADCPSLTNNRPFIEQMEPLVKDMQIGYEKNFSYLPKFVDLSMKKRLVYVDIGAGKHLNSNVTDWFPPSYPVERSAFSVYFVDHNTSVLMSYVKKPGISFVYHPGLSGANLNVSVDGDLEPYLGDTGFDFLAWFKETLQYADFVVVKMNAGKVELKFLTELFESGAICYVDELFLHCPVFIDGEGANSMDCMDLFSDLRNSGVFVHQWWGGGNYSSTSTGVW; translated from the coding sequence ATGGAGTTGAAGCCCCTGAAATTTCCGATCTTTCATGGACCCATAGCAAGGCGTGTGCTTTTACGATCTTTCTTAATCGCCTTAGCTCTGTCCATAATACCTTTGGTGCAGATTTTGACCGGGCCGTACTTGAAAATGTTTGCGCCCATTACCTCCGGTGACTGCGCCATGCATCTGACAGAGTTAACTGCCAACTTCACTCCAAGTTGGTACATATTTCAGGGTCGCCAGCTGAACCCCATTTGGAGTTCCATTGAACCGACGCAATGCAAGGAATATATGAATTTGACTGTTAATGTGGTCAGAGAGCTAAGGAGTACTCAACTGTTGAGTAATGGTGGAAAAGCTCTCTGCATTGGTGAAGGGTCGGCTTTGGCTGTGAAGGCATTGAAAAATTTGGGATTCTCTGATGCCTATGATGTTGATGAACACCGATTTTTCTCTCTTAAGCGCAGGCAGTTTGTATACAAGATTGATTACGAGGAAAAATCATTTGATTTCGTCTACTCTAGAGATCTAGATATGGTCTCTGCCCCTGCGCTTCTTGTGCTCGAGATCGAGCGTGTTCTTAAGCCTGGTGGAGTTGGAGCTGTGCTAGTCGGGAAAGGCGGTGGTTCAACACAAAATGGCCTTATCAGATCGGCTACCGCTATATCTTCAGTACTGAAAACTTCCAGCATTGTGCACGCCATTCGATTAAGTAACCTCACTCTAGTTGTATTCAAGAAAAGAACGGAAAATGCTGGATACTTCCAGCGATACCGCCTTCCAGCAGACTGCCCGTCTCTCACTAACAATAGACCTTTCATAGAGCAAATGGAGCCTCTTGTTAAGGATATGCAGATTGGTTACGAGAAAAACTTCTCTTATCTGCCAAAATTTGTGGACCTTTCCATGAAGAAACGGTTGGTTTATGTTGATATTGGAGCAGGGAAGCATCTGAACTCAAATGTGACAGATTGGTTCCCTCCTTCCTACCCTGTGGAACGCAGCGCTTTCAGTGTTTATTTTGTTGATCACAACACTTCGGTTTTGATGTCCTATGTTAAGAAGCCTGGCATCAGCTTTGTTTATCATCCTGGTCTTTCTGGAGCCAACCTGAATGTTAGTGTTGATGGGGATTTGGAGCCGTATTTGGGGGATACAGGTTTCGATTTTCTAGCTTGGTTCAAGGAAACATTGCAATATGCAGATTTTGTGGTGGTGAAGATGAATGCCGGAAAAGTGGAATTGAAATTCCTCACAGAATTATTTGAAAGCGGGGCCATTTGCTATGTCGACGAGCTGTTTCTTCATTGCCCAGTTTTTATAGATGGTGAAGGTGCAAACTCCATGGATTGTATGGACCTGTTCAGTGACCTTCGCAACAGTGGTGTGTTTGTCCATCAGTGGTGGGGAGGAGGTAACTATAGTTCCACTTCCACTGGTGTTTGGTGA